A genomic region of Acidobacteriota bacterium contains the following coding sequences:
- a CDS encoding efflux RND transporter permease subunit yields the protein MSIPRIAIERPVTMFMISMVIILLGSISLTRLPVDLMPDTQMPTITVRVNYPGVGPLEMEELVTRPIEQAVSAVAGLERVDSTSSEGNANVRLNFAWGSDLAEAADEVRTRLDRVRGRLPVDADPPTVFKFDSTAMPIMGVGVEGDFDAVTLRELAQNQLSPRLERVAGVAAVTINGGLRRQIRVDLSREKITALNLAPDRIIQILRTENQNIPLGEVNDADRTLLLRSPGQFTNIDEIRNLVVLTRDGVPVYLRDVAEVRDTTEDRRSFMRINGTPGIRMQVTKQSGTNTIQIAEGVKREIEKINADVDGITLRVLDDQSRFIQRAIGNVQEHAMIGGFLVILIIFLFLRDIKSTLIICTSIPISVIGTFALLYFGGYTLNTLTFGGLALGIGMIVDAAIVVLENTYRHLEMGKDRVTAAIDGSEEVWSAILASTLTHIAVFVPMLFLTGVSSIMFGQLAAVVSFSLAMSLLVAVTIVPVLCSRLLDAPHAQHAGGGVMARLNRTVDGWLNHLDEFYARTLHLALHHRPTVFATGFALFAIAILLLPRIGFEFQPQTDEGEVQVDAELAVGSRIELTEAVLIGLEERIRQVVPEATMLITQAGGGGGFGNSSTHRGNVNVRLVPRDQRTRSNEQISMQLRRDLSGIPGVNVRARPSGGMQMRGMGGGGQDGRLSIEILGHDLETSKAIAQDLKTMLDTTRGIADSRLQREEGRPELAVRVDRDKAALLGLTVTGVANTIRTNVAGTQAAMYRDAGNEYPIIVRLREEDRQEVAEVGDVLLSTPAGQIVPAKNVMVIARETGPVSIERKNQERVQRVNAETETTLSEAVAAIQARMGEITVPKDFAVGFGNEVEEQARSFNELRLVLILAIVLVYTVMASQYESLRDPFIIIFSIPLAAIGVVGMLMLTNTPFSMQAYIGVIMLAGIVVSNAILLVDYTNTLRHRDKMELRAAIELAGKHRLRPILMTSLCTSLGLVPMAMGIGEGAELQAPLARVVVGGLMTSTIITLVFVPAMYTLFEEGWSGLFKKGAAAPAEAAH from the coding sequence ATGAGTATTCCGCGCATAGCCATCGAACGCCCGGTCACGATGTTCATGATCAGCATGGTCATCATCCTGCTGGGCAGCATCTCGCTCACCCGCCTGCCGGTGGACCTGATGCCCGACACGCAGATGCCCACCATCACGGTGCGCGTCAACTATCCAGGTGTCGGCCCGCTCGAGATGGAGGAGCTGGTCACGCGCCCGATTGAGCAGGCGGTCAGCGCCGTCGCCGGCCTCGAGCGCGTCGACTCGACCTCGTCGGAAGGCAACGCCAACGTCCGCCTCAACTTCGCGTGGGGCTCGGACCTCGCCGAGGCGGCCGACGAGGTGCGCACGCGCCTTGACCGGGTCCGCGGCCGGCTGCCCGTCGACGCCGACCCGCCGACGGTGTTCAAGTTCGACTCGACCGCGATGCCGATCATGGGTGTCGGCGTCGAGGGCGATTTCGATGCGGTGACGCTGCGTGAACTGGCGCAGAACCAGCTGTCGCCGCGTCTCGAGCGCGTCGCCGGCGTCGCCGCGGTCACCATCAACGGCGGCCTGCGCCGCCAGATTCGCGTCGACCTGTCGCGCGAGAAGATCACCGCGCTCAACCTCGCGCCGGATCGCATCATCCAGATCCTCCGCACCGAGAACCAGAACATCCCGCTCGGCGAGGTCAACGACGCCGATCGCACCCTGCTGCTGCGCAGCCCCGGCCAGTTCACCAACATCGACGAAATTCGCAACTTGGTGGTGCTGACGCGCGACGGCGTGCCGGTCTACTTGCGCGACGTCGCCGAGGTCCGCGACACCACCGAAGACCGCCGCTCGTTCATGCGCATCAACGGCACGCCGGGTATTCGCATGCAGGTGACCAAGCAGTCCGGCACCAACACGATCCAGATCGCCGAGGGGGTCAAGCGCGAAATCGAGAAGATCAACGCCGACGTCGATGGCATCACGCTGCGGGTGCTCGACGACCAGTCCCGCTTCATCCAGCGGGCGATTGGCAACGTGCAGGAGCACGCCATGATCGGCGGCTTCCTGGTGATCCTGATCATTTTCCTGTTCCTGCGCGACATCAAGTCGACGCTGATCATCTGCACCTCGATCCCGATCTCGGTGATCGGCACGTTCGCCCTGCTCTACTTCGGCGGCTACACGCTGAACACGCTCACCTTCGGCGGCCTCGCCCTGGGCATCGGCATGATCGTCGACGCCGCGATCGTGGTGCTCGAGAACACCTATCGCCACCTCGAGATGGGTAAGGACCGGGTCACCGCCGCGATCGACGGTAGCGAAGAAGTGTGGTCGGCGATCCTGGCCTCGACCCTGACCCACATCGCGGTGTTTGTGCCGATGCTGTTCCTGACCGGCGTCTCGAGCATCATGTTCGGCCAGTTGGCCGCGGTGGTCTCGTTCTCGCTGGCCATGTCGCTGCTGGTCGCCGTGACGATCGTGCCGGTGCTGTGCTCGCGCCTGCTCGACGCGCCACACGCGCAGCATGCCGGCGGCGGCGTGATGGCCCGGTTGAACCGCACGGTCGACGGCTGGCTCAACCACCTCGACGAGTTCTACGCCCGCACGCTGCACCTGGCCCTGCACCACCGGCCCACGGTCTTCGCCACCGGCTTCGCCCTGTTTGCGATCGCCATCCTCCTGCTGCCACGGATCGGCTTCGAGTTCCAGCCGCAGACCGACGAGGGCGAAGTGCAGGTCGACGCCGAACTGGCGGTCGGCTCGCGCATCGAACTGACCGAGGCCGTGCTGATCGGACTCGAGGAACGCATCCGCCAGGTCGTGCCCGAGGCCACGATGCTGATTACCCAGGCCGGTGGTGGCGGCGGCTTCGGCAACAGTTCCACGCACCGGGGCAACGTCAACGTCCGGCTGGTGCCGCGCGACCAGCGCACCCGCAGCAACGAACAGATTTCCATGCAGCTGCGGCGCGACCTGTCGGGCATTCCCGGCGTCAATGTCCGCGCCCGCCCGTCGGGCGGCATGCAGATGCGCGGCATGGGCGGCGGCGGCCAGGACGGCCGCCTGTCGATCGAGATTCTCGGCCACGACCTCGAGACGTCCAAGGCCATTGCCCAGGACCTCAAGACGATGCTCGACACCACCCGCGGCATTGCCGACTCGCGGCTGCAGCGTGAAGAGGGCCGTCCCGAACTGGCGGTCCGCGTCGACCGCGACAAGGCGGCCTTGCTGGGCCTGACCGTGACCGGCGTGGCCAACACCATTCGCACCAACGTCGCCGGCACGCAGGCGGCGATGTATCGCGATGCCGGCAACGAGTACCCGATCATCGTCCGCCTGCGCGAGGAGGATCGCCAGGAAGTGGCCGAAGTCGGCGACGTGCTGCTGAGCACGCCGGCCGGCCAGATCGTGCCGGCCAAGAACGTCATGGTCATCGCCCGCGAGACCGGCCCGGTATCGATCGAGCGCAAGAACCAGGAGCGCGTGCAGCGCGTCAACGCCGAGACCGAGACCACCCTCAGCGAGGCGGTAGCGGCCATCCAGGCACGCATGGGCGAGATTACGGTGCCCAAGGACTTCGCGGTCGGCTTCGGCAACGAGGTTGAAGAACAGGCGCGGTCGTTCAACGAACTGCGGCTGGTGCTGATCCTGGCGATCGTGCTGGTCTATACGGTGATGGCGTCGCAGTATGAATCGCTGCGCGACCCGTTCATCATCATCTTCTCGATTCCGCTGGCGGCGATCGGCGTGGTCGGCATGCTGATGCTCACCAACACGCCGTTCAGCATGCAGGCGTACATCGGCGTGATCATGCTCGCCGGCATCGTCGTCAGCAACGCCATCCTGCTGGTCGACTACACCAACACGCTGCGGCACCGCGACAAGATGGAACTGCGCGCCGCCATCGAGCTGGCCGGCAAGCACCGCCTGCGCCCGATCCTGATGACCTCGCTCTGCACCTCGCTCGGCCTGGTGCCGATGGCCATGGGTATTGGCGAAGGCGCCGAACTGCAGGCGCCGCTGGCGCGGGTCGTGGTCGGCGGCCTGATGACCTCCACCATCATCACGCTGGTGTTCGTGCCGGCGATGTATACGTTGTTCGAGGAAGGCTGGAGCGGGCTCTTCAAGAAGGGCGCTGCCGCGCCCGCTGAAGCAGCTCACTAG
- the folK gene encoding 2-amino-4-hydroxy-6-hydroxymethyldihydropteridine diphosphokinase: MDGAVAPPTLVAIALGSNLGDREAHLAFAVGRLAALLNNLRHSTWHDNAAIGVTDQPRYLNGVVVGTTTLSPRELLDRLLAIEREDGRERPARWAARTLDLDLILYGSARLAEPGLVVPHPRFRERLFVLEPLAELEPDWVDPVSGAAASELLQRARQRPS; encoded by the coding sequence GTGGACGGGGCAGTAGCGCCGCCGACCCTCGTGGCGATCGCCCTGGGCAGCAACCTGGGCGATCGCGAGGCCCACCTCGCGTTTGCCGTCGGCCGGCTGGCCGCCCTCCTCAACAATCTCCGTCACTCCACCTGGCACGACAACGCCGCCATCGGTGTCACCGATCAGCCCCGCTACCTGAACGGCGTGGTGGTCGGGACGACCACCCTATCGCCCCGGGAGCTGCTGGACCGGTTGCTGGCGATCGAGCGGGAAGACGGGCGCGAGCGGCCGGCGCGTTGGGCCGCCAGGACGCTCGACCTCGACCTGATTCTGTATGGGAGTGCGCGGCTGGCCGAGCCCGGCCTGGTGGTGCCGCATCCGAGGTTCCGCGAGCGGCTCTTCGTGCTCGAGCCGCTCGCAGAACTGGAACCTGACTGGGTCGACCCGGTCAGCGGGGCAGCCGCTAGTGAGCTGCTTCAGCGGGCGCGGCAGCGCCCTTCTTGA
- a CDS encoding TraR/DksA family transcriptional regulator: protein MNVSQHKDALLKKRAELVEGAGLNTLSSSMEHNNGRQGDMADQASGNNEVHIQLRLKQTDAKILQAIDEALVRIEKGAFGLCRDCGEPIAEARLNAIPWTRVCITCKEKQKG, encoded by the coding sequence ATGAACGTCTCGCAACACAAGGACGCCCTGCTCAAGAAGCGGGCGGAACTCGTCGAAGGCGCTGGGCTCAATACCCTCTCGAGCTCCATGGAGCACAATAACGGCCGGCAGGGCGACATGGCCGACCAGGCCTCGGGCAACAACGAAGTGCATATCCAGTTGCGCTTGAAACAGACCGATGCCAAGATTCTTCAGGCCATCGACGAGGCCCTGGTGCGCATCGAGAAGGGCGCATTCGGGCTGTGCCGCGACTGCGGCGAGCCGATCGCCGAGGCCCGGCTGAACGCCATTCCCTGGACGCGGGTGTGCATCACCTGCAAGGAAAAGCAGAAAGGGTAA